In the Primulina tabacum isolate GXHZ01 chromosome 7, ASM2559414v2, whole genome shotgun sequence genome, AAAACTGTTATATTTATGTTCAATTGATTGTAGTCGATATCATTATTTGGGTTTAGTGGTTTTGGTATTTAGGgtttataaacaaaataaaatgataacaTCGTATCGACACCGGTCTTGTAGTATGCAAGCCAGCAAATAATAGATTGAATACAAATTACAAAGGGTAATCTTAATATTTCACGGTAATAAGATAGAAGTTTTTAACAATTATAGTTCTAGACATTTTCAATTTTACATTTTGTATACTGGAAAAGTAATTTTTTCgaatgtagttgttgaacattATTTTCTTCGGCTGTTTAATGTTTTTAGCCCAAGTAGCCAATAGCTTTATAGCAGAGAAACAGTTTTCTAGAAttaatggattttcagaattttcCTTAGTTTATTAAAGCTCATTATtcgaaaattatattaaatttatgGAAAAACGAGACTTGCAGTGCTTGATTGTTTTCTCCTTTCTTTGGTATTTGTATTTCTCTATCTCTTCAACAACTACCCTATCGATGTAATCGGGGCATCTCTGTTGATTGGAAGGCACTGATCAGCTATCTGACTGGAATGTTTGGTTGCTGCAGGCACATGAGTTTCCATTTGCTTTAAAGAAATACCAGACTTTTACAAGGTCTTCACTTATGATTTGCCGCAATATTCTTGTGTGAAGACACTTGGTTAATGGTCTTGTGGAAAAAAAGACTCAAACTATAAGTAGAAAATTTTATGTTTCTATAGAATGCATGTATGGGTGAAACTTTGGtggttttttgttattttaagaTACCCCTCTCATTATGGTCAATATGGAATTTCTATGTTGATCAGGTGTGGAATTGCATTTGAACAATCTGAAATCCATTATACCAGCAAAAATCACCAGAAATATATCATATGTCTAGCTTCTGTTACCGAATTACATTTCGGATTCTATAGATATTTTATGAGGAAATGTTCTTTTGTGTGGAGTTGATCACACGTAAGTTAGTGTGAATTCCTTAAGAAGTAAAATAATTTGGTGGGTAGGTTTTGCCTTAGGTATTCCATCTGTGCTAGTCATGTATGATTACTCTATTATCATGCGTACCTACTATTGTCGAAATAGTTAATTGGAAAGCTATGATTCCATCATTTTCCGTGACTGTTTTTGATACCCTTTATATGTGGTAATGATTACGaatgaatttggtttcataATGTTCTGCTTTGAGTGATCATGGCATTGGTTGGCTTGATTCTTGTGATGACAATAGTTTCCTTTCTCCAGATGAAACTGATGGAACGTGATAAAACTTTCAGAGGTGTGGCTCAGTGATCTCTTTTGAAGTTGATTTTGATACATTTTCAACACCTATAGTTTCTTTTATACTTTTGATAAGATGTCGATGGACTAAGCATTTCTACAATCATATGGTTGATATGTTAATCTACTTGAATCTTCTGATTATGTTTCGCTGGTCccaattttattctttttatatTTTACAAGCATCAGTGTCATTTATTGAgtcacattatatatatatgtgtgtgtgtgtgtgtgtgtgtgtctgttTGTTTGGTTTAGGTATTCGGATGGAATGTTTATCCACTTTCTGATACCAGTTCCTTGTTTTCTTCTTGTCTTAGAGCTAGGTCTGTCGGTTCCAAGGTAACTTGGTTGGCAAATTGTCAGAGATTATTCTCGTATGAGTTGGAAAAGGCGGTTCTTCTATAAATTCCAGCACATACTTGGAGTTGATCTTTAAACAATCGGTTTAAGTTCCGAAGGCAGCGTGgttgattttgagttttatCAGACTTAATAAATTCGGCCCTATTTGAATGGCTTGAGGTATATTGTTTCCTGCGTGGCAGCACACATTTTTGGTTTAAATCTTAGTTTCATTTTTTCACGTAGTTGGGTTTTTGTGTCTTCTCCCGAGTACATTCGAATTCCTAGCATCATGCTTAATAAGTTACAAGACTATTTATCTTTATTCAAACAAAATGTACActcattttgaaataaattgTCATACCAATGATATAATCAATAATTGAATACGAGTTAGGATTTTCATAATAAATAAACGAAATAATACTTGAATTTATTAAACCTAAATGATCTCGAACTTCTggcttaatatttttatatttaattttattaacatTTGCCAAATCATGATACTTATTTCTACAACGGTTATTGTAATTCTTTGTTAGTTCATAAGTCCATGAAGTTGTGGTGGAATAAATACCTATACTAGGTAGTAACGGAACTGGCCAATTACATAATTCGCAGAAATAGCATTGTTTTTACTGATGATGATGATACGAGTATATGGAAAACAATTTAACGAAGAAAataacttatattttaaaagttaacactcttaaaagatcaaatgaataattaaaaaataagtatTGTAGGtttgtaaaatttaaaaaaaaaataaaacaataatttaaaatacaagcCAAATTGtaaatatgtgtgtgtaaatCCTTAAGAAACCACAATTAATAGATATAATCTCTCGACCACATAAACATGTCCACTTGTCACATATTTACCCACCTTCACTTTTGAAGCCAACTCTCTGAGTCTATCCATCTCATCCACAAGTAACAACCTTCAACTATAAACTAGGACTTCCCCTCGATCTATTCTTACATGTATTGTAGGAaggaaaaaaaacaataaatctTCACTTGTATTAGTCCAATGTGAAACACCAATGGTGAAGATTATGCCATATCACCAAACCTTTACTACATGGCATCATTTGGACATGTTTCCCCGTATGCAAGAACTTTTCAAGATACAAAGCGCCTTCACAcattatatctatatatataaatacatatgtCTAATCCTCATCGATTTGGTGTTCTTTGTGATATGAGAATAGTGTCACATTGTAGTAAAAATATTCTGTGTAAAATAGTGAGTAAAAGAGACAACAAATGAGTGTTCTAAGTAATCCACCCCATGGTGGGGGTAATTACAAGCATTCGTATTTCCTCCGAGCCAAAACGGATCGTTTAATGTGCTAAGATCTGGCTAATTGTTTGGTGATGTTGTCTAACAAATCTTTTGCCTTTTCTGGTAATGATAAGGAGGAAAGCAAGGCTAAAGAAACGGAGATCAATGTCACGTTCCAGTGCAAATCTTGCGAGAAAGTCTTCAGTTCCCACCAAGCATTGGGGGGGCATAGAGCGAGTCACAAGAGAGTTAAAGGTTGTTTTGCATCCAATTCTGTTCTAGGAAATGTCGACCAAGATTCGATCCAAGAAGGTTGTGAATTCTTGACGCAATCAGAGACGACGACTGTCACTCCACCCACGTCCAACACCTCCGCAAGAAAGACACTCAAGATGCACGAATGTACCATTTGCCGTCGAGTTTTCTCATCGGGGCAGGCCTTAGGCGGGCACAAACGGTGCCATTGGCTCACTTCCATTTCATCGGGAAATTCTTTCATCCCAGATCTCCATGAATTTGAGTATAGTCATGACCAACGAGTTTACAAAACATATAACGATCACCTTATTGATCTCAGTCTTAACTTTCCAATTCCCCAGCTTGGTCGA is a window encoding:
- the LOC142550804 gene encoding zinc finger protein AZF2-like; this encodes MLSNKSFAFSGNDKEESKAKETEINVTFQCKSCEKVFSSHQALGGHRASHKRVKGCFASNSVLGNVDQDSIQEGCEFLTQSETTTVTPPTSNTSARKTLKMHECTICRRVFSSGQALGGHKRCHWLTSISSGNSFIPDLHEFEYSHDQRVYKTYNDHLIDLSLNFPIPQLGRKDADTTKCDQEHRIKAMDARNEEKSCTESKLRKLSELGDVKLDRWLQVGIASFTNIR